A single window of Pseudarthrobacter defluvii DNA harbors:
- a CDS encoding SIR2 family NAD-dependent protein deacylase, whose protein sequence is MINSTFEYADNNNDTDALISVAGLIQHKIAEAGGMAPNNWLSETIGKLPLVDDSWPRALTSVGSPILTTNYDSLIERATGRETVTWENSAEIQKMLANNSTKIGHLHGYWEEPDSIVFSHADYTRLLSSSSAQELQRAASALKSIVYVGVGSGLTDPNFSRLIEWHRSTFKNSDLQHFRLCRTSELEALQAEHRSDHIRPVVYGEQYSDFPAFLGSLSPRPENHVVLSETGLLLSPVQLAVDALADRVRMQSIVCENTPDRDARRVDELLIPPVLFPVASDRIQAAEQMSDQKKVTRSDPHEISRYNGVTVIVGDENSGLTTALQWILSEAAAASGKPPILVDFNRFTKGGKPLLVQLRAEGRSLGILPANRNDVPDSVIAIDNVTPYAGRLCDQMIADLLSLNLRQVFIGCRTENEAELVERLLAANLTPEVRYVGPFNTQDVVKLVRLATPVRPESVATRVMSVLNQQNLPRTPFIVSLLASILLAGTSIAANSSPTTLLDQYLSQLLGRGNVDEDARWSIDSGLREAVLADLAMLFVEQRAGSLPGSVVTSRVETYFEKRDISESALEILEYFRAQRVLRSDRNLVRFSHHSYLYLFAAKAAAEDAEFRQTILTDPTLFAPIIRHYASLKRQDTDLLVRMEAYLEASHILAEERSPLRKVELVEAPEDFDDEYELAEYGDDDPDDDTVSEDDDVQLPEDHLVPYQEAEAFPLTVPENLPAAYRYSIVVDVVSTVLRDCDQVPDPALKSRLLRKVLTGWGRFFAMFSDDPDLTEALRKVAETTAHALEIQEDRRQEFIDRAAEMFPAIFTMSGISASLSSRKLLKALDKAIDDKAFATDGEGAISAAFMVLDIHEEGWASKLSGITEEHVTLEVIAGFFHDFCSYQFFEASMPAADENALARYIAELSVASYRFRDESHRKVSVARIEQVLKSKKSQQRAMRASKARPMLE, encoded by the coding sequence ATGATTAACTCAACCTTCGAGTATGCCGATAACAACAACGACACGGATGCCTTGATATCAGTTGCCGGACTCATACAACATAAAATTGCAGAAGCTGGCGGAATGGCACCAAACAACTGGCTGTCAGAGACTATCGGTAAACTACCGCTAGTCGATGACAGCTGGCCCCGTGCTCTGACGAGTGTTGGAAGTCCTATTCTGACGACCAACTACGATTCCTTGATAGAGCGAGCTACCGGTCGGGAAACTGTCACGTGGGAAAATAGTGCGGAAATCCAAAAGATGCTCGCCAATAATTCGACTAAGATCGGCCACCTTCACGGATACTGGGAAGAACCAGATTCCATAGTTTTCAGTCATGCTGACTACACTCGTCTGCTCAGCAGCAGTAGTGCCCAAGAGCTTCAAAGGGCTGCTTCTGCCTTGAAATCTATCGTTTATGTCGGCGTAGGCTCCGGATTAACTGATCCAAACTTCAGCCGATTGATCGAATGGCATCGATCGACCTTCAAAAATTCCGATCTCCAGCATTTCCGGCTTTGCAGAACTTCTGAGCTCGAGGCTCTCCAAGCAGAGCACCGTTCGGATCACATCCGGCCCGTCGTTTACGGGGAGCAGTACTCAGATTTTCCGGCGTTCTTGGGCTCGTTGTCCCCTCGCCCGGAAAATCATGTAGTTCTGTCAGAAACGGGACTTTTGCTTAGCCCCGTGCAGCTGGCGGTTGATGCCTTAGCTGACCGGGTCAGAATGCAATCCATAGTTTGCGAAAACACTCCTGATCGAGATGCCAGGAGAGTGGACGAACTATTGATCCCGCCCGTTCTTTTCCCGGTTGCAAGCGACCGTATACAAGCGGCAGAACAGATGAGCGACCAGAAGAAGGTCACCCGTTCTGATCCTCATGAGATCAGTCGATATAACGGGGTGACAGTGATTGTAGGAGACGAAAACTCAGGCCTAACTACCGCCCTCCAATGGATCCTGTCGGAGGCAGCAGCGGCCTCTGGAAAGCCGCCAATCCTCGTTGACTTCAACAGGTTCACCAAAGGCGGCAAGCCCTTGCTAGTTCAACTTAGGGCCGAAGGAAGATCCCTTGGCATTCTTCCGGCCAACAGAAATGACGTACCAGATTCGGTCATTGCCATCGACAACGTAACTCCTTACGCTGGACGCCTTTGTGACCAGATGATCGCGGATCTGCTTAGTCTGAACCTTCGCCAAGTGTTCATAGGCTGCCGGACAGAAAATGAAGCCGAACTAGTGGAGAGGCTACTCGCAGCTAACCTCACGCCGGAGGTACGGTACGTCGGTCCCTTCAACACGCAGGATGTAGTCAAGCTTGTCCGCTTGGCTACGCCAGTTCGGCCAGAGTCCGTCGCTACCCGAGTGATGTCTGTGCTGAATCAGCAAAACCTTCCGAGAACACCATTCATCGTCTCTCTTCTAGCTTCGATACTTCTTGCGGGAACCTCCATAGCGGCGAACAGTTCTCCCACCACCCTCTTGGACCAGTACCTGAGCCAGCTCTTGGGCCGCGGCAACGTGGATGAAGATGCGCGCTGGTCGATTGACTCGGGTCTTCGCGAAGCAGTATTGGCAGATTTGGCAATGTTGTTCGTTGAGCAAAGGGCCGGTTCGCTTCCCGGATCGGTAGTGACGTCCAGGGTGGAGACTTATTTTGAAAAACGCGATATTTCCGAGTCTGCCTTAGAAATTCTTGAATACTTCCGTGCTCAACGCGTCCTCAGATCCGACCGGAATCTTGTTCGATTCAGCCATCACAGCTATCTATATCTCTTTGCCGCCAAGGCAGCTGCTGAAGATGCCGAATTCCGTCAGACAATTCTCACGGATCCAACGCTTTTTGCACCGATTATTCGGCACTATGCCTCGCTGAAGAGGCAAGACACCGACCTGCTGGTACGAATGGAAGCCTACCTGGAGGCATCCCACATCCTCGCCGAAGAAAGAAGTCCGCTTCGCAAAGTGGAACTTGTCGAAGCACCCGAGGATTTTGATGATGAGTATGAGCTCGCTGAGTACGGAGACGACGACCCGGACGACGACACGGTCTCGGAGGACGACGATGTGCAGCTTCCCGAAGACCACCTTGTGCCCTACCAGGAAGCAGAAGCCTTCCCGCTGACAGTACCCGAAAATCTTCCCGCAGCGTACAGGTACTCAATTGTTGTAGACGTTGTTTCTACAGTTCTACGCGACTGTGACCAGGTCCCAGACCCGGCTCTTAAGTCCCGGCTTCTTCGGAAGGTTCTAACCGGTTGGGGCCGCTTCTTTGCGATGTTCTCTGATGACCCCGATCTCACCGAGGCCCTACGGAAGGTAGCCGAAACAACTGCTCACGCTTTGGAGATCCAGGAGGATCGGCGGCAGGAGTTCATCGATCGTGCAGCGGAGATGTTCCCGGCCATCTTCACCATGTCGGGGATTTCGGCCTCTCTCTCTTCGAGGAAGCTATTAAAGGCGCTGGATAAAGCTATTGATGATAAAGCCTTTGCAACTGATGGAGAAGGCGCTATTTCTGCAGCTTTCATGGTTCTTGACATCCATGAAGAAGGTTGGGCGAGCAAGCTTAGCGGCATCACCGAAGAGCACGTTACGCTTGAGGTCATTGCCGGGTTCTTTCACGACTTTTGTTCGTATCAATTCTTTGAGGCGTCAATGCCCGCTGCCGATGAGAATGCTTTGGCTCGCTATATTGCGGAATTGTCAGTGGCCAGTTATAGATTCAGGGACGAATCTCATCGGAAGGTCAGTGTGGCCAGGATTGAGCAAGTGCTCAAATCTAAAAAATCTCAACAGCGGGCCATGCGAGCATCCAAGGCAAGACCGATGCTGGAATAG
- a CDS encoding IS5 family transposase (programmed frameshift), producing the protein MSRTSVLTDGQWARIQSLLPSSVGRRGRPFRDDRRVVEGIIYRYRCGIAWRDVPAEFGPWQTIWKRHRRYSGDGTWDRILAALLTTADARGEVDWSVSVDSTVNRAHQHGTNLPRTTGACSNYMNLFAEPTDHAIGRSRGGLSTKIHALVDGKGRPLVLLVAPGQGGDAPMFTHLMNQLKINRTGPGRPRTRPDRVRGDKAYSSRAIRTHLRDRGIAAVIPQPSDQIGHRKRRGSTGGRPPAFDKEDYKGRNVVERNFNIFKQWRALATRYDKLALTYRGGAVLRAISIWLTALGDTP; encoded by the exons GTGTCTCGTACTTCTGTTTTGACTGACGGGCAGTGGGCCCGGATTCAGTCGTTGCTGCCGTCTTCTGTTGGCCGCCGGGGTCGTCCTTTCCGGGATGATCGCCGTGTAGTCGAGGGCATCATCTACCGGTATCGGTGCGGGATCGCCTGGCGGGATGTGCCGGCGGAGTTTGGTCCCTGGCAGACCATCTGGAAGCGTCACCGCCGCTATAGCGGTGACGGGACCTGGGACAGGATCCTGGCGGCCCTGCTGACGACCGCGGATGCCCGCGGTGAGGTGGATTGGTCGGTTTCAGTGGACTCGACGGTGAATCGTGCCCACCAGCACGGCACCAACCTTCCGCGCACCACA GGGGCCTGCTCGAATTACATGAATCTGTTTGCTGAGCCCACCGATCACGCGATTGGGCGTTCCCGCGGCGGATTAAGCACCAAGATCCACGCCTTGGTCGATGGTAAAGGCAGACCCCTGGTGCTGCTCGTTGCCCCCGGCCAGGGCGGGGATGCGCCCATGTTCACTCATTTGATGAACCAGTTGAAGATCAACCGGACGGGTCCGGGCAGGCCGCGCACCCGCCCGGACCGTGTTCGCGGTGACAAGGCATACTCGTCCAGAGCGATCAGGACCCACCTTCGCGACCGCGGCATCGCCGCTGTTATCCCGCAACCATCCGACCAGATCGGCCACCGGAAACGACGCGGATCCACCGGCGGCCGACCCCCGGCCTTCGACAAGGAGGACTACAAAGGCCGCAACGTCGTCGAACGCAACTTCAACATCTTCAAGCAGTGGCGGGCCCTGGCGACCCGCTACGACAAACTGGCCCTCACCTACCGCGGCGGAGCAGTCCTCCGCGCGATCAGCATCTGGCTGACAGCTTTAGGAGACACGCCCTAG
- the metH gene encoding methionine synthase gives MPRFALDIESVPRPARAQALLDAVNHSVVIADGAMGTMLQGRDLQLDTDFQNLEGCNEILNDTRPDVIADIHDAYFATGIDAVETNTFGANWSNLSDYGIDDRIGELARKGARIARERAEAAEETDGRMRWVLGSMGPGTKLPSLGHTSYDWLKQTFALQAEGLIDGGADAFLIETSQDLLQTKAAVNGCKQAIVSKGIRLPIFVEVTVETTGTMLMGSEIGAALTALEPLGVDAIGLNCATGPDEMSEHLRHLSKQSSVAIACMPNAGLPVLGANGAHYPLSPAELATAHEQFVREFGVGLVGGCCGTTPEHMAAVVERLAPFRNKAVATEDKTAPARIPEEREAGVASLYQHVNFDQESAYLAIGERTNANGSKAFRQAMLEERWDDCVDIAREQIRVGAHLLDVCVDYVGRDGVADVKEIVSRFASASTLPLVIDSTEPPVLQAGLELIGGRPVVNSVNYEDGDGPNSRFARIMPLVKEHGTAVIALTIDEQGQARTTEGKVAIASRLVDSLVGEWGMRVEDIIVDCLTFPVATGQEETRRDGIETIEAIRQITAKYPGINTTLGVSNVSFGLNPAARIVLNSVFLHEAVQAGLTSGIIDAAKIVPLASLPEEQRKVALDLVWDRREYDADGNTTYDPLARMLDMFAGVDTAALKDQRAAELAALPTGARLERRIIDGEGKGLEADLDLARSEGMTPLGIINDHLLEGMKVVGERFGAGEMQLPFVLQSAEVMKNAVALLEPHMEKSDSSGKGTMVIATVRGDVHDIGKNLVDIILTNNGYKVINIGIKQGIAEIMAAAEEHNADVIGMSGLLVKSTVVMKENLAELQSRGLAKKWPVILGGAALTRAYVEQDLAEQFDGVVRYAKDAFEGLALMEPLVRVARGESPDDVGLPPLKKRIHKGGAKFTVTEPEAMPGRSDVASDNPLPVPPFWGTRIVRGVSLHDYSAFLDERATFMGQWGLKPGRGEDGASYEELVEREGRPRLRYWLDRILGEGMLDASVAYGYFPVVSEGEQVVVLHHGEDPDGVLGQAGLLAPDGGSGGPIGTDRLRFDFPRQRRDRHLCLADFVKSRESGQIDVLPVQLVTAGSKIEEFTSKMFAANQYRDYYELNGLVMQLTEALAEFWHARIRKELGFAAEEPKDKAGLFKLDYRGARFSLGYPACPDMEDRRKVTELLKPERMGVILSDELMLHPEQSTDAFVFHHPEAKYFKV, from the coding sequence ATGCCTCGTTTCGCACTGGACATCGAGTCCGTCCCCCGCCCCGCCCGCGCCCAGGCACTCCTGGACGCCGTTAACCACAGCGTGGTCATCGCCGACGGCGCCATGGGCACCATGCTGCAGGGCCGCGACCTCCAGCTGGACACGGACTTCCAGAACCTTGAGGGCTGCAACGAGATCCTCAACGACACCCGCCCGGACGTCATCGCAGACATCCACGACGCCTACTTCGCCACCGGCATCGATGCCGTCGAAACCAACACGTTCGGCGCCAACTGGTCCAACCTCTCCGACTATGGCATCGACGACCGAATTGGGGAGCTCGCCCGCAAAGGCGCCAGAATCGCCCGCGAACGTGCCGAGGCTGCAGAGGAAACAGACGGCCGCATGCGCTGGGTCCTCGGCTCCATGGGCCCCGGCACCAAGCTCCCCAGCCTGGGCCACACCAGCTACGACTGGCTCAAGCAGACCTTCGCTCTCCAGGCAGAAGGCCTCATCGACGGCGGCGCGGACGCGTTCCTCATCGAAACCAGCCAGGACCTCCTGCAGACCAAGGCCGCGGTCAACGGTTGCAAGCAGGCCATCGTCTCCAAAGGCATCCGCCTGCCCATTTTCGTCGAGGTGACGGTCGAAACCACAGGAACCATGCTCATGGGCTCCGAAATCGGCGCCGCGCTCACCGCCCTGGAACCGCTCGGCGTCGACGCCATCGGCCTGAACTGCGCTACCGGCCCGGACGAGATGAGCGAGCACCTCCGCCACCTCTCCAAGCAGTCCTCCGTCGCCATCGCCTGCATGCCCAATGCCGGCCTGCCCGTCCTTGGCGCCAACGGCGCGCACTACCCGCTGTCACCCGCCGAACTCGCCACCGCGCACGAACAGTTCGTCCGCGAATTCGGCGTGGGCCTGGTGGGCGGCTGCTGCGGTACGACGCCGGAACACATGGCCGCCGTCGTCGAACGTCTGGCTCCCTTCCGCAACAAAGCCGTGGCCACCGAAGATAAAACAGCGCCGGCGAGGATCCCCGAAGAACGCGAAGCCGGCGTCGCCTCCCTCTACCAGCACGTGAACTTCGACCAGGAGTCCGCCTACCTGGCCATCGGTGAGCGCACCAACGCCAACGGCTCCAAGGCCTTCCGCCAGGCCATGCTCGAAGAACGCTGGGACGACTGCGTAGACATCGCCCGCGAACAGATCCGCGTCGGCGCCCACCTCTTGGACGTCTGCGTGGACTACGTGGGGCGCGACGGCGTGGCCGACGTCAAGGAGATCGTCTCCCGGTTCGCGTCCGCCTCCACCCTCCCGCTGGTCATCGACTCCACCGAACCTCCCGTGCTGCAGGCCGGCCTGGAACTCATCGGCGGCCGCCCGGTGGTCAACTCGGTCAACTACGAGGACGGCGACGGCCCCAACAGCCGCTTCGCCCGCATTATGCCGCTGGTCAAGGAACACGGCACCGCCGTGATCGCCCTGACCATCGACGAACAGGGCCAGGCCCGGACCACCGAGGGCAAGGTGGCCATCGCCTCCCGCCTGGTCGACTCCCTGGTGGGCGAGTGGGGCATGCGCGTCGAGGACATCATCGTGGACTGCCTCACCTTCCCCGTCGCCACCGGCCAGGAGGAAACCCGCCGGGACGGCATCGAAACCATCGAGGCCATCCGCCAGATCACCGCGAAGTACCCGGGCATCAACACCACCCTCGGCGTCTCCAACGTCTCCTTCGGCCTCAACCCGGCTGCGCGCATCGTCCTGAACTCCGTGTTCCTGCACGAAGCCGTCCAGGCCGGTCTGACGAGCGGCATCATTGACGCCGCCAAGATCGTCCCGCTCGCCTCGCTCCCGGAGGAGCAGCGCAAGGTGGCCCTGGATCTGGTCTGGGACCGCCGCGAATACGACGCCGACGGCAACACCACCTACGATCCCCTGGCCCGCATGCTGGACATGTTCGCCGGCGTCGACACCGCAGCGCTCAAGGACCAGCGCGCCGCCGAACTCGCCGCCCTCCCCACGGGCGCCCGCCTGGAACGGCGCATCATCGACGGCGAAGGCAAGGGCCTCGAAGCAGACCTGGACCTGGCCCGCAGTGAAGGCATGACCCCGCTGGGCATCATCAACGACCACCTGCTCGAAGGCATGAAGGTGGTGGGCGAGCGCTTCGGCGCCGGCGAGATGCAGTTGCCGTTCGTGCTGCAGTCCGCCGAGGTGATGAAGAATGCCGTCGCCCTGCTCGAGCCGCACATGGAGAAGTCGGACTCCTCCGGCAAGGGCACCATGGTGATCGCCACCGTGCGCGGCGACGTGCACGACATCGGCAAGAACCTGGTGGACATCATCCTCACCAACAACGGCTACAAGGTCATCAACATCGGCATCAAGCAGGGCATCGCAGAGATCATGGCCGCGGCGGAGGAACACAACGCGGACGTGATCGGCATGTCCGGGCTGCTGGTGAAGTCCACCGTGGTGATGAAGGAGAACCTCGCCGAGCTGCAGTCCCGCGGCCTGGCCAAGAAGTGGCCCGTGATCCTCGGCGGCGCAGCCCTCACCCGCGCCTACGTGGAGCAGGACCTGGCCGAGCAGTTCGACGGCGTGGTCCGGTACGCCAAGGACGCCTTCGAGGGCCTTGCCCTCATGGAACCGCTGGTCCGCGTGGCCCGCGGTGAATCACCGGACGACGTCGGCCTGCCGCCGTTGAAGAAGCGCATCCACAAGGGCGGGGCAAAGTTCACCGTGACCGAGCCGGAAGCCATGCCCGGCCGCTCCGACGTCGCCAGCGACAATCCCCTGCCGGTGCCGCCGTTCTGGGGCACGCGCATCGTCCGCGGCGTTTCGCTCCACGACTACTCCGCGTTCCTCGACGAGCGCGCCACCTTCATGGGGCAGTGGGGCCTCAAGCCCGGCCGCGGCGAGGACGGCGCCTCCTACGAGGAACTCGTGGAACGCGAAGGCCGGCCGCGCCTGCGCTACTGGCTGGACCGCATCCTGGGCGAGGGGATGCTGGACGCGTCCGTTGCCTACGGCTACTTCCCGGTGGTTTCCGAGGGGGAACAGGTGGTGGTGCTGCACCACGGTGAGGATCCCGACGGCGTCCTGGGCCAGGCAGGTCTGCTCGCCCCGGATGGTGGGTCAGGCGGCCCGATCGGCACCGACCGCCTGCGGTTCGATTTCCCGCGCCAGCGCCGTGACCGGCACCTCTGCCTGGCCGACTTCGTGAAGTCCCGCGAATCAGGGCAGATCGACGTACTGCCGGTGCAGCTGGTCACCGCCGGCTCCAAGATCGAAGAGTTCACGTCCAAGATGTTCGCGGCCAACCAGTACCGCGACTACTACGAGCTCAACGGCCTGGTCATGCAGCTTACCGAGGCGCTGGCCGAGTTCTGGCACGCCCGGATCCGCAAGGAGCTCGGCTTCGCGGCCGAGGAGCCCAAGGACAAGGCCGGACTGTTCAAGCTCGACTACCGCGGCGCGCGCTTCTCGCTGGGCTACCCCGCCTGCCCGGACATGGAGGACCGCCGCAAGGTGACCGAGCTGCTGAAGCCCGAGCGCATGGGCGTCATCCTGAGCGACGAGCTCATGCTGCACCCCGAACAGTCCACCGACGCGTTCGTGTTCCACCACCCGGAGGCGAAGTACTTCAAGGTGTGA
- a CDS encoding DUF6994 family protein produces the protein MRVFDTSFDYMTDESRKAKRGKGVQELGDPDANSGRLRADHELLWTKELCSGDVFSPSASSAGRNEYLIYTDASGARFCYGSDAITASYTTYMRPKALVDAIAGLTEEQRARYLNPPYTVGSAMIWPVRSKDRPTMNQARGIRSLISDRMDLTLECIRRHYAGEPESPLADVIRAYADFFALFGVREEGFRCFVDFFHFQDLITTDYNEVRFFLPFDNFQRRGTPATTAEYVEYRENVLDFINKRAQRMAKWVEENHPDIEVRE, from the coding sequence ATGCGCGTTTTCGATACCTCATTCGACTACATGACCGACGAGTCCCGGAAGGCCAAGCGGGGCAAGGGCGTCCAAGAGCTGGGCGACCCGGATGCGAACAGCGGGAGGCTCCGGGCAGACCACGAGCTGCTGTGGACGAAGGAACTTTGCTCCGGCGATGTCTTTTCCCCGAGCGCCTCCTCTGCCGGCCGGAACGAGTACCTGATTTACACTGACGCTTCCGGGGCGAGGTTTTGCTACGGCAGCGACGCCATCACCGCTTCCTACACGACATATATGCGTCCAAAGGCTTTGGTCGACGCCATTGCCGGTCTGACCGAGGAGCAGCGGGCCCGCTACCTCAATCCGCCGTACACCGTCGGCAGTGCGATGATTTGGCCCGTCAGGTCCAAGGACCGACCCACCATGAACCAGGCACGAGGGATCAGGTCGCTGATCTCTGACCGCATGGACCTCACCCTTGAGTGCATCAGGCGTCACTACGCAGGAGAACCGGAGAGTCCGCTTGCCGATGTCATCAGAGCCTACGCGGACTTCTTCGCGCTCTTCGGTGTGCGGGAGGAGGGGTTCAGGTGTTTTGTGGACTTCTTCCACTTCCAGGACCTGATTACGACCGACTACAACGAGGTACGGTTCTTCCTGCCGTTCGACAACTTCCAGCGTCGCGGGACACCGGCCACGACTGCGGAGTACGTGGAGTACCGGGAGAACGTACTGGATTTCATCAACAAGCGGGCGCAGCGCATGGCTAAATGGGTCGAGGAGAACCACCCGGACATCGAGGTTCGCGAGTAG
- a CDS encoding ATP-binding cassette domain-containing protein gives MTFRPAPLRAAAVLAAVFIAARVAYRVLFNGVATGTPVLLDLPPLRLPAPYAHVVFLGPITAPGLWTAVLSALPIAATILGFGLLNSWVDVSRGFVRLARGGPLQGVARMLVVAWAALPALSDAVASVRLAFRLRGERFGPRALVPVLERTLEHAARIAAALELRGFGSRASCEGRHDDGAPLLVRDAQFRIADTCIRVDSFAAPAGSVAVITGPTGSGKSTILRGLAGLLSHVDGGELSGTVQVARTDRAGAPPRDNAGLVGVVLQNPRAAFATTRVRDDIALALELRGVPSAAAKARVLEVADRVGVSALLDRDVSTLSAGEATLVAIAAAVVDQPRLLLVDEPLADLDATARSRVITVLSTLAREHGVCVIVAEHRAAALVPVADSWWTIEGGALVPGTAPSPSAPAVARTLPGPDHGRAPVLTATHLEVQRKGTPLVRDASLALHRGEIVALVGPNGAGKSSLLVALALDEGTGAEGTRRLEMDDGGRVALVPDASDDLFTRDTVAGELRSAERRLARRKNSTAVAAARLTRLRGDVHIPIGNEHPRDLSAGERRILAITLQTMDSPGVLLIDEPTRGLDPAARAAVAAALRMAADDGAAVLIATHDIDFAHGLGARILPMRNGVAPSLEPAPDPEPYVPAPRIQTSGPALAGAQAGTSPAEQADVPATHRPHRVRTPRGAELAVLAAANLAALAAFCWPLLAAALPQDAAAATPYAALAIAPVAAVAVVLSLDGSVRSAHTVALLGVLAAVGSAVRVASTGVGGVEAVFILLILAGRAFGARFGLLLGAATIAVSGALWGGIGPWTPFQVFACAWVGAGAGLLPRRVRGRAELWMLAAYGVVASYVFGLLLNLWFWPFAVGGGTGISYVPGAPLGTNLSSFLLYSLLTSTAGWDTLRAVTTVIGIAVVGRAVLASLRRVKPVSGSVPGPDGQARSAQARDRLQLRV, from the coding sequence ATGACCTTCCGGCCCGCGCCGTTGCGCGCAGCGGCGGTTCTCGCTGCTGTGTTCATCGCGGCGCGGGTCGCCTACCGGGTCCTTTTCAACGGGGTGGCCACTGGCACCCCGGTCCTGCTGGACCTGCCGCCGCTGCGGCTTCCCGCCCCGTACGCCCATGTGGTGTTCCTGGGCCCGATCACGGCCCCGGGGCTGTGGACGGCGGTGCTGTCCGCGCTGCCAATCGCCGCGACCATCCTCGGCTTCGGCCTACTCAATTCCTGGGTGGATGTGTCCCGCGGCTTTGTCCGCCTGGCCCGCGGCGGCCCGCTGCAGGGCGTGGCCCGCATGCTGGTGGTGGCGTGGGCGGCGCTCCCCGCGCTGTCCGACGCCGTGGCCTCCGTTCGCCTGGCCTTCCGGCTCCGCGGCGAACGCTTCGGCCCGCGCGCCCTGGTCCCCGTGCTCGAACGGACCCTGGAGCACGCCGCCCGCATTGCTGCAGCCTTGGAGCTGCGCGGCTTCGGCAGCCGCGCGTCCTGCGAAGGACGTCACGACGACGGCGCGCCTCTTCTGGTGCGGGACGCGCAGTTCCGCATCGCTGACACATGCATCAGGGTTGATTCGTTTGCAGCGCCGGCCGGGTCCGTTGCGGTGATCACCGGGCCCACGGGCTCCGGCAAGTCCACCATCCTGCGCGGCCTCGCAGGCCTCCTTTCCCATGTGGACGGCGGCGAGCTGTCCGGTACCGTGCAGGTTGCCCGAACTGACCGCGCCGGCGCCCCGCCGCGCGATAACGCGGGGTTGGTGGGCGTCGTCCTCCAGAATCCGCGCGCCGCCTTTGCGACCACCCGGGTCCGGGATGACATCGCCCTGGCCCTCGAACTCCGTGGCGTGCCGTCCGCCGCCGCGAAGGCCCGGGTACTGGAAGTGGCGGATCGGGTCGGGGTTTCCGCGCTGCTGGACCGGGACGTCAGCACCCTCTCGGCAGGTGAGGCAACGCTCGTGGCCATCGCCGCCGCCGTCGTGGACCAGCCCCGGCTGCTGCTGGTGGACGAGCCCCTGGCCGACCTCGACGCCACGGCACGCAGCCGCGTCATCACCGTGCTCAGCACCCTGGCCCGCGAACACGGCGTGTGCGTCATTGTGGCCGAACACCGGGCTGCGGCCCTGGTTCCGGTGGCTGACTCCTGGTGGACCATCGAGGGCGGCGCGCTGGTGCCGGGCACCGCTCCCTCCCCCTCCGCTCCGGCCGTTGCCCGGACACTACCCGGTCCGGATCACGGCCGTGCCCCCGTGCTGACGGCAACCCACCTCGAGGTGCAACGGAAGGGCACGCCGCTGGTCCGCGACGCCTCCCTGGCCCTGCACCGCGGCGAGATCGTGGCGTTGGTGGGGCCTAACGGGGCCGGAAAGTCTTCCCTGCTGGTGGCGCTGGCCCTCGACGAAGGTACGGGCGCTGAGGGAACGCGCCGCTTGGAAATGGACGACGGCGGCAGGGTCGCCCTGGTGCCGGACGCCTCGGACGACCTTTTCACCAGGGACACGGTCGCGGGAGAGCTGCGGTCGGCGGAGCGGCGGCTGGCACGCAGGAAGAACAGCACGGCAGTTGCGGCGGCCCGCCTTACCCGGCTGCGGGGAGACGTCCACATTCCCATCGGGAACGAGCATCCACGAGACCTCTCCGCCGGCGAGCGCAGAATCCTGGCCATCACTCTGCAGACGATGGACAGCCCCGGGGTGCTGCTGATTGACGAACCCACCCGCGGGCTCGATCCGGCCGCACGCGCAGCGGTGGCGGCGGCCCTGCGCATGGCGGCGGATGACGGCGCCGCGGTCCTGATTGCCACGCACGACATCGACTTCGCCCACGGCCTGGGCGCCCGGATCCTTCCGATGCGGAACGGCGTGGCACCATCCCTGGAACCTGCGCCTGACCCGGAACCGTACGTCCCGGCACCCCGCATCCAAACATCCGGGCCCGCTCTTGCCGGAGCGCAGGCGGGGACGTCACCCGCTGAACAGGCAGACGTACCGGCCACCCATAGACCCCACCGGGTCCGGACGCCGCGGGGCGCCGAGCTTGCTGTCCTGGCTGCCGCCAACCTGGCCGCCCTGGCGGCGTTCTGCTGGCCCCTGCTTGCCGCGGCACTCCCCCAGGACGCTGCCGCCGCTACCCCGTACGCGGCCCTGGCCATCGCACCCGTGGCCGCGGTCGCCGTCGTGCTTTCCCTGGACGGGTCCGTCCGCTCGGCACACACGGTGGCGCTGCTCGGCGTGCTGGCTGCCGTCGGTTCCGCCGTGCGGGTGGCGAGCACCGGCGTCGGCGGCGTGGAGGCGGTGTTTATCCTGCTGATCCTGGCGGGCCGCGCGTTCGGTGCCCGGTTCGGCCTGCTGCTCGGTGCCGCCACGATTGCCGTCTCCGGTGCACTGTGGGGCGGGATCGGGCCGTGGACGCCGTTCCAGGTCTTCGCCTGCGCGTGGGTGGGCGCGGGAGCCGGGTTGCTCCCCCGCCGGGTGCGCGGCAGGGCCGAACTGTGGATGCTGGCGGCCTATGGCGTGGTGGCGTCCTATGTGTTCGGGCTGCTGCTGAACCTCTGGTTCTGGCCCTTCGCGGTGGGGGGCGGCACCGGAATCTCCTACGTTCCGGGCGCGCCTCTGGGCACCAACCTCAGCAGCTTCCTGCTGTATTCGCTGTTGACGTCGACGGCGGGCTGGGACACCCTGCGCGCCGTCACCACGGTGATCGGGATCGCCGTGGTGGGCCGGGCAGTGCTCGCCTCGCTGCGGCGGGTGAAGCCGGTGTCCGGCAGCGTTCCCGGCCCCGACGGGCAGGCGCGCTCCGCTCAGGCCCGGGACCGGCTACAACTCAGGGTTTGA